The proteins below are encoded in one region of Pseudonocardia sp. DSM 110487:
- a CDS encoding MmpS family transport accessory protein, whose amino-acid sequence MSQPPYPPPAPQGRPYYPPSSPQRGPQPRHGQQQYPPAPRHGHASAGKTSRQYAGPPAPPRQEPARQPQPPAPQPPAAQERPRRRKKWPFIVGAIVALFVIIGIANGGGSQPGTTPAGAPTVAALPSAAAPAAPAESGTDTITYEVTGDSVSKANNITYVKDSNFGMQQETSTKLPWKKDVEMESGLFTAQPMTLTAQSGSDKSGSITCRILKNGEEVTSSTSSGPYAVVTCSGGLG is encoded by the coding sequence ATGTCCCAGCCGCCCTACCCGCCGCCCGCCCCGCAGGGTCGGCCGTACTACCCGCCCTCGTCGCCGCAGCGTGGCCCGCAGCCGCGGCACGGTCAGCAGCAGTACCCGCCCGCGCCGCGGCACGGGCACGCCTCTGCGGGCAAGACGAGCCGGCAGTACGCCGGGCCGCCCGCTCCGCCTCGGCAGGAGCCAGCTCGTCAGCCGCAGCCGCCGGCCCCGCAGCCGCCCGCGGCGCAGGAGCGGCCGCGCCGGCGGAAGAAGTGGCCGTTCATCGTCGGCGCTATCGTGGCGCTGTTCGTGATCATCGGCATCGCGAACGGCGGTGGTAGCCAGCCAGGCACCACGCCGGCCGGGGCACCGACCGTCGCCGCGCTCCCCTCAGCCGCCGCGCCGGCGGCGCCCGCGGAATCCGGGACCGACACGATCACCTACGAGGTGACCGGCGACAGCGTGTCTAAGGCCAACAACATCACGTACGTGAAGGACTCCAACTTCGGGATGCAGCAGGAGACCAGCACCAAGCTGCCCTGGAAGAAGGACGTCGAGATGGAGTCCGGGCTGTTCACCGCGCAGCCGATGACGCTCACCGCGCAGTCCGGATCCGACAAGTCCGGGTCGATCACCTGCCGGATCCTCAAGAACGGCGAGGAGGTCACCTCGAGCACGAGCTCCGGCCCGTACGCGGTGGTCACCTGCTCGGGCGGCCTCGGGTGA
- the surE gene encoding 5'/3'-nucleotidase SurE codes for MASSRRLRALITNDDGIDSPGLLALATGARDAGFDVVVAAPHVDASGVGGSVLAVRDGRRVRVHSRELPGLPGIPAFAVEGHPAFIVHSAGRGWLDPEPDVVLSGINIGANLGHSVLHSGTVGAALAASLHGWRGLAVSLGTPLIEPEQPHWESALKLLPDVLDVLLAAPDGAVLSLNVPDVPVGDLLELREARLAQFGSVRVRVDHVSGDDDDVDQLHTHEAELAGELEPDTDTALLAAGHPTLTELQSVTDRPGLLGGGALRRRAS; via the coding sequence GTGGCCTCATCCCGACGTCTCCGCGCCCTGATCACCAACGACGACGGCATCGACTCACCTGGCCTGCTGGCCCTCGCCACCGGAGCCCGGGACGCCGGCTTCGACGTGGTGGTGGCCGCACCACACGTCGACGCGAGCGGCGTGGGTGGTTCGGTGCTCGCGGTCCGCGACGGCAGGCGCGTCCGGGTGCACAGCCGCGAACTGCCCGGGCTGCCGGGCATCCCGGCGTTCGCCGTCGAGGGCCACCCCGCGTTCATCGTCCACTCCGCGGGACGCGGCTGGCTGGACCCGGAGCCGGACGTCGTGCTCTCCGGCATCAACATCGGCGCCAACCTCGGGCATTCGGTGCTGCACTCCGGCACAGTCGGAGCGGCGCTCGCTGCTTCGTTGCACGGGTGGCGAGGCCTTGCCGTCTCCCTCGGTACGCCGTTGATCGAACCGGAGCAGCCGCACTGGGAGTCCGCGCTGAAGCTCCTGCCCGACGTGCTCGACGTGCTGCTCGCGGCTCCGGACGGCGCTGTGCTCTCGCTCAACGTGCCGGACGTGCCCGTGGGCGATCTCCTGGAGCTGCGCGAGGCACGGCTCGCGCAATTCGGTTCGGTCCGGGTACGGGTCGACCACGTCAGCGGCGACGACGACGACGTCGACCAGCTGCACACCCACGAGGCCGAGCTGGCCGGCGAGCTCGAGCCGGACACCGACACCGCCCTGCTGGCCGCCGGCCACCCGACGCTGACCGAGCTGCAGTCGGTGACCGACCGCCCTGGCCTGCTGGGCGGCGGCGCGCTGCGCAGGCGCGCCAGCTAA
- the dacB gene encoding D-alanyl-D-alanine carboxypeptidase/D-alanyl-D-alanine-endopeptidase produces MGIGRRIGDSLRLPSRGARRTIAVLVVLAVAGGAGGAIALAGPTLVQGLGLVAPPPAPLPPVPNAELGPLPPDAPVPTPQGLGAALDQAAADMPGRFAGVVIDAATDNELWGHTPERPLVPASTAKLITTAAALLALNPTDRLITRVVSGPDPGTVVLVGGGDPTLTALPDAKDSLYPSAPSLTELADAVKRKAPGPIRRVLVDTSRYTADGLAPGWSQGDVAAGFITPIEPVMLDGGRIDPKLQDGPRVSDPAMTAGRALADKLGVEDVEKGTAAQGATGIAAVGSAPVSELAEHALRTSDNVLAEVLAREVAVAKGAEPSYAGAAQSVLAALRQAGIDTSGAEMVDGSGLSTLNQVPARLLGEILAAAASPAKGPLDTQFLRPILTGLPVAGGVGTLDDRYARDGKAAAGRGVVRAKTGSLTGVSSLAGVVTDTDGRLLVFALMSNGASPGVVRPMHDAMAAELSRCGCRA; encoded by the coding sequence GTGGGCATCGGGCGACGAATCGGTGACTCGCTGCGTCTGCCCAGTCGCGGAGCGCGGCGAACGATCGCCGTGCTCGTCGTGCTCGCGGTGGCCGGAGGCGCCGGCGGGGCGATTGCGCTCGCCGGCCCGACCCTCGTGCAGGGGCTGGGTCTGGTGGCGCCTCCGCCCGCGCCGCTCCCACCCGTCCCCAACGCCGAGCTGGGGCCGCTCCCACCCGACGCCCCTGTTCCCACCCCGCAGGGGTTGGGCGCGGCGCTCGACCAGGCGGCCGCCGACATGCCCGGCAGGTTCGCCGGCGTGGTGATCGACGCGGCCACCGACAACGAGCTGTGGGGCCACACCCCCGAGAGGCCGCTCGTGCCGGCCTCCACCGCGAAGCTGATCACAACGGCGGCCGCGCTGCTGGCGCTCAACCCGACCGACCGGCTGATCACCCGCGTCGTGAGCGGCCCGGATCCGGGCACGGTCGTGCTGGTGGGCGGCGGAGACCCGACGCTCACCGCGCTCCCCGACGCCAAGGACAGCCTTTACCCGAGCGCGCCGAGCCTCACCGAGCTCGCCGACGCGGTGAAGAGGAAGGCCCCCGGCCCGATCCGCCGCGTGCTCGTCGACACCAGCCGTTACACCGCCGACGGGCTCGCCCCGGGGTGGAGCCAGGGCGACGTCGCCGCCGGGTTCATCACGCCGATCGAGCCCGTGATGCTCGACGGCGGCCGGATCGACCCCAAGCTGCAGGACGGACCGCGCGTCTCGGACCCGGCCATGACCGCGGGCCGTGCGCTGGCCGACAAGCTCGGCGTCGAGGACGTGGAGAAGGGCACGGCGGCGCAGGGCGCCACCGGCATCGCCGCGGTCGGATCGGCGCCGGTGAGCGAGCTCGCCGAGCACGCGCTGCGGACCTCGGACAACGTGCTGGCCGAGGTGCTCGCGCGGGAAGTGGCTGTCGCGAAGGGTGCCGAGCCGTCGTACGCGGGCGCGGCACAGTCCGTCCTCGCCGCGCTCCGGCAGGCGGGGATCGACACGAGTGGCGCCGAGATGGTCGACGGCAGCGGTCTCTCCACGCTCAACCAGGTGCCCGCCCGGCTGCTGGGGGAGATCCTCGCCGCGGCCGCGTCGCCCGCGAAGGGGCCGCTCGACACGCAGTTCCTGCGCCCCATCCTCACCGGCCTCCCCGTTGCGGGTGGGGTCGGCACCCTCGACGACCGGTACGCGCGTGACGGCAAGGCCGCGGCGGGCCGCGGTGTCGTCCGTGCCAAGACCGGCTCGTTGACCGGGGTGAGCAGCCTCGCGGGCGTCGTCACGGACACGGACGGGAGGCTGCTGGTCTTCGCCCTGATGTCCAACGGCGCCAGCCCCGGCGTCGTGCGCCCGATGCACGACGCCATGGCCGCGGAGCTGAGCCGCTGCGGCTGCCGGGCCTGA
- a CDS encoding inorganic diphosphatase, with protein MDFDVTIEIPKGGRNKYEVDHETGRIRLDRTLFTATQYPADYGFIEDTLGEDGDPLDALVLVQEPTFPGCLIRSRAIGMFRMKDEKGGDDKVLCVPSDDPRQEHLRDIHHMPEFDRMEIQHFFEIYKALEPGKSVEGAMWVGRADAEREIKASWQRAKAAGGH; from the coding sequence GTGGACTTCGACGTCACCATCGAGATCCCCAAGGGCGGCCGCAACAAGTACGAGGTGGACCACGAAACGGGACGCATCCGGCTCGACCGGACGCTGTTCACCGCCACCCAGTACCCGGCCGACTACGGGTTCATCGAGGACACCCTTGGGGAGGACGGCGACCCGCTCGACGCACTCGTGCTCGTGCAGGAGCCGACGTTCCCCGGTTGCCTGATCCGCTCGCGCGCGATCGGCATGTTCCGGATGAAGGACGAGAAGGGCGGCGACGACAAGGTCCTCTGCGTGCCGTCGGACGACCCGCGCCAGGAGCACCTGCGCGACATCCACCACATGCCCGAGTTCGACCGCATGGAGATCCAGCACTTCTTCGAGATCTACAAGGCGCTCGAACCGGGCAAGAGCGTTGAGGGTGCCATGTGGGTCGGCCGGGCCGACGCCGAGCGGGAGATCAAGGCCTCATGGCAGCGCGCCAAGGCGGCAGGCGGGCACTAG
- a CDS encoding zinc-dependent metalloprotease: protein MPHATDTARSPSSPPGEHGLPVDWDLAGRTAGRLMQPGPDATHAEAAELVGRLRADAAIAERHVRETTGLGHGLPLLPADVVDRKAWATAAVAGMAALTAGARLPEVSRVARSVTARTAGLQVGSVVAYLGGRVLGQYDPFGGPHGGGRLLLVAPNVHAAQKALDVPSTDFGLWVCLHEATHRLQFTAVPWLRSYFADEVARFLSIAQTDRGAVLERLPEVVRSLRESGGDSLAIVELLQGPEQRAVLDRLLALTTLLEGHADHVMDAVGPEVVPTVATIRNRFTVRRRGGGIVDRLLRALLGVEAKVRQYAVGSAFTRHVVLAAGMEGFNRVWESPETLPTRDELAHPGQWLERVHGL from the coding sequence GTGCCGCACGCGACTGACACCGCCCGGTCCCCATCGAGCCCGCCCGGCGAGCACGGGCTCCCCGTCGACTGGGACCTCGCGGGTCGCACGGCGGGCCGGCTCATGCAGCCCGGCCCGGACGCCACTCATGCCGAGGCCGCCGAGCTGGTGGGGCGCCTGCGCGCCGATGCAGCCATTGCCGAGCGGCACGTCCGGGAGACCACCGGCCTCGGTCACGGCCTCCCGCTCCTCCCTGCCGACGTGGTGGATCGCAAGGCGTGGGCGACCGCCGCCGTCGCGGGCATGGCCGCGCTCACCGCGGGCGCGCGGCTGCCCGAGGTGTCCCGGGTGGCCCGCAGCGTCACGGCGCGCACCGCCGGGCTGCAGGTCGGCAGCGTGGTCGCGTACCTGGGTGGGCGGGTGCTCGGCCAGTACGACCCGTTCGGCGGGCCGCACGGCGGCGGGCGCCTGCTGCTCGTGGCGCCCAACGTGCACGCGGCCCAGAAGGCGCTCGACGTGCCCAGCACCGACTTCGGGCTGTGGGTCTGCCTGCACGAGGCCACGCACCGGCTCCAGTTCACCGCCGTGCCCTGGCTGCGGTCGTACTTCGCCGACGAGGTCGCGCGGTTCCTGTCCATCGCACAGACCGACCGCGGCGCCGTCCTGGAGCGCCTGCCCGAGGTGGTGCGGTCGCTGAGGGAGTCCGGCGGCGACTCGCTCGCGATCGTCGAGCTGCTGCAGGGTCCGGAACAGCGGGCCGTTCTCGACCGCCTGCTCGCCCTCACGACCCTCCTCGAAGGCCACGCCGACCACGTGATGGACGCCGTCGGCCCCGAGGTCGTCCCGACCGTCGCGACCATCCGCAACCGGTTCACGGTGCGCCGCCGCGGCGGTGGCATCGTCGACCGCCTGCTACGCGCCCTGCTCGGCGTCGAGGCCAAGGTCCGCCAGTACGCCGTGGGCTCCGCGTTCACGCGGCACGTGGTGCTCGCCGCCGGCATGGAGGGCTTCAACCGGGTGTGGGAGAGCCCGGAGACGCTGCCGACCCGCGACGAGCTGGCCCACCCCGGACAATGGCTGGAGCGCGTCCACGGCCTCTGA
- a CDS encoding acetyl-CoA C-acetyltransferase: protein MRDAVICEPLRTPVGGFGGALRDVPAHELAATVIRALMERTGLPPDSVDDVVLGHCYPTMDAPAIGRVAALDAGLPVTVPGMQIDRRCGSGLQAVLYAAMQVQSGVAEVVLAGGAESMSNAPFYSTGMRWGVKGGPGVMLHDALARGRVTAGGINFPVPGGMLETAENLRREYAIPREEQDEFAVRSHRRAAAARDEGRFADEIVPVTVKGRKGDTVVETDEHIRPDSTVEKLAGLRPVLGRDDPEATVTAGNASGQNDGAAICVVTHPAKAAELGLRPLVRLVSWGVGGVPPATMGIGPVPAVAKALDAARLTLADIDLIELNEAFAAQVLACTREWKLEPEDFERINVNGSGISLGHPVGATGGRILATLTREMQRRDARYGLETMCIGGGQGLAAVVERVSP from the coding sequence ATGCGTGACGCGGTGATCTGCGAGCCGCTGCGGACCCCGGTGGGCGGATTCGGCGGTGCGCTGCGCGACGTGCCTGCGCACGAGCTCGCCGCCACGGTGATCCGCGCCCTGATGGAGCGGACGGGGCTGCCCCCCGACTCCGTGGACGACGTGGTGCTCGGTCACTGCTACCCGACCATGGACGCGCCCGCGATCGGCCGCGTTGCCGCGCTGGACGCCGGGCTGCCCGTCACGGTCCCCGGCATGCAGATCGACCGGCGCTGCGGATCGGGCCTGCAGGCGGTGCTGTACGCGGCGATGCAGGTGCAGTCCGGGGTGGCGGAGGTCGTCCTCGCGGGCGGCGCCGAGTCGATGTCGAACGCGCCGTTCTACTCCACCGGGATGCGCTGGGGCGTCAAGGGCGGGCCGGGCGTCATGCTGCACGACGCACTCGCGAGGGGCCGCGTCACCGCGGGCGGGATCAACTTCCCGGTGCCGGGCGGGATGCTGGAGACGGCCGAGAACCTGCGCCGGGAGTACGCGATCCCGCGCGAGGAGCAGGACGAGTTCGCCGTCCGCTCCCACCGGCGCGCCGCCGCGGCCCGCGACGAGGGCCGGTTCGCCGACGAGATCGTCCCCGTCACCGTGAAGGGGCGGAAGGGCGACACGGTCGTCGAGACCGACGAGCACATCCGGCCCGACTCCACCGTCGAGAAGCTCGCCGGGCTGCGTCCCGTGCTGGGCCGCGACGACCCGGAGGCCACGGTCACGGCGGGCAACGCGAGCGGCCAGAACGACGGCGCGGCCATCTGCGTCGTCACCCATCCGGCGAAGGCGGCGGAACTCGGGCTGCGGCCGCTGGTCAGGCTCGTCTCGTGGGGCGTCGGCGGGGTGCCGCCCGCCACGATGGGCATCGGCCCGGTGCCGGCCGTGGCGAAGGCGCTCGACGCCGCCCGGCTGACGCTCGCCGACATCGACCTGATCGAGCTCAACGAGGCGTTCGCGGCGCAGGTGCTCGCCTGCACGCGCGAGTGGAAGCTCGAGCCGGAGGACTTCGAGCGGATCAACGTCAACGGCTCCGGCATCTCGCTCGGTCACCCTGTCGGTGCCACGGGCGGCCGGATCCTCGCGACGCTCACGCGGGAGATGCAGCGCCGCGACGCCCGGTACGGACTCGAGACGATGTGCATCGGCGGTGGGCAGGGACTCGCGGCGGTCGTCGAACGGGTGAGCCCTTGA
- a CDS encoding MaoC family dehydratase, with translation MRVFNGVDELRAAVGSQLGVSDWVTVDQPQIDTFADATLDHQWIHVDEERAKAGPFGGTIAHGFLTLSLLPHLVGQTYRVDGTKMGVNYGLNRVRFTAPLPVGSKVRANIELVDVADVSGGVQMTTKVTVEIEGSERPALVAEWLTRQYV, from the coding sequence ATGCGCGTCTTCAACGGGGTCGACGAGCTACGTGCGGCGGTGGGTTCCCAGCTCGGCGTGAGCGACTGGGTCACGGTGGACCAGCCCCAGATCGACACGTTCGCCGACGCCACGCTCGACCACCAATGGATCCACGTCGACGAGGAGCGCGCGAAGGCGGGCCCGTTCGGCGGCACCATCGCCCACGGGTTCCTCACGCTGTCGCTGCTGCCGCACCTCGTGGGGCAGACCTACCGCGTGGACGGCACGAAGATGGGCGTCAACTACGGCTTGAACCGGGTGCGGTTCACCGCGCCTTTACCGGTCGGCAGCAAGGTGCGCGCCAACATCGAGCTCGTGGACGTCGCCGACGTGTCGGGTGGCGTCCAGATGACCACGAAGGTGACGGTCGAGATCGAGGGATCCGAGCGTCCCGCGCTCGTCGCCGAGTGGCTGACGCGCCAGTACGTCTGA
- a CDS encoding MarR family winged helix-turn-helix transcriptional regulator: MPSDDDLALADDVSGQLIRLVRLMDRRQAQYQAEHPDAVERATYFLLVHLVKGGPQRAGALADAVHSDPSTISRQVAHLVRLGFVERTADPEDGRATLLVATDEGRRVFGENRRMRIERFAEMLADWPVEDRRKFAELLGRFATAFESRK; the protein is encoded by the coding sequence GTGCCGTCCGACGACGACCTCGCCCTGGCCGATGACGTGAGTGGCCAGCTCATCCGGCTGGTCCGCCTGATGGACCGCCGACAGGCCCAATACCAGGCCGAGCACCCGGACGCCGTGGAGCGGGCCACCTACTTCCTCCTCGTCCATCTCGTGAAGGGCGGCCCCCAGCGCGCGGGCGCGCTCGCGGACGCGGTGCACTCGGATCCGTCGACGATCAGCCGTCAGGTCGCGCACCTCGTGCGGCTCGGCTTCGTCGAACGCACGGCGGACCCGGAGGACGGGCGGGCAACGCTGCTCGTCGCCACGGACGAGGGCAGGCGGGTGTTCGGGGAGAACCGCCGGATGCGGATCGAGCGGTTCGCCGAGATGCTCGCGGACTGGCCCGTCGAGGATCGGCGCAAGTTCGCGGAGCTGCTGGGGCGCTTCGCCACCGCGTTCGAGAGCCGCAAGTAG